The Hydra vulgaris chromosome 05, alternate assembly HydraT2T_AEP genome includes the window TGATATTTATTAAACCAGACACTCAATCCCAACCTTTTACCAATCAATCAAATCAGAAATTAACaatttagttactttttttatttatttattttcatgttatttaaaattgtaaaaggtataaaaaaatataaaaaagaaatactcaattttagtgattttatacatgctttacattcacattatttacaagttgtACACATAAGCATAAGGTCTAAGTATGGATAAGACATAATAATCTCTATTTCCTtaggaaaacaatttttttaaagtcgtCTTTGGCTAAATAGTAGCAAAGCCCTGTTTTTGTTATTGGTACCTCAACTTTGCAAATGATGTGGACATCTGGAATCCAGCATTGGCTATCTATTGGTGGCCATTTAAACAACCGTGCAGGACCATTCggacacataaattttacaagcaCGTCTTTTTCTTTCAGATTAATATCTTCAATGACTCCTATCCACCACTTTTGTTCATAGGAAACAGAGGCAAAATCACCTGGTACTAGGTTTACAGTTGTTATCTGGACATTTCCAAAGTCATGAATTAAAGCAAATTCTTCATCAACACTGCATAGTTTTGTGCCTACCTagcaaaataataacatatgcatttattcatttttgttaaacatgttttattaaatgcattgaAAGGAAATTGCGAgcccaaaataaaatataaatatttttgacaatgaTCTGCTCAAATCAAAAATCTATTTGATCAACAAAAGTTatgcatgttttttaaaagatagtaaaaggtatattaaacatatattttttaccttttgaTGGCCAAGTGGTACAAATTGATGGTAACTATGTGTTCCAGGTATTGTTGTTGCAGTATCCAATCGTTCTTTAAGAGTGTTTCTCACCAAAAATAAATCTTCTGATGAGATATATATGAAATGTACACCTTCAATGTTTTCATGGCAATATTTATACATTGCTTGTGGAGATAGAATATAATTACCCATATCTCTTTGCAAGCTTGCTAGTGTTGCTAAACGTTTGACTGTACCACCTATCCCATCACAAGGTTGTTTACCGTGGctagttgcaaaaaagttccatttagcAGAAAATCCAAAATCTTCAAGAtggaaacaaagatttaaaatatttttgcaattcttatATTGACCTGCACACCCATCAgaaaagtattcaatattttttatttgaggcagatttgtttttatatcattgctaacaacatcaataattttatataccaTGTTCACATCATGGATCATATCATCCGAAATAATACAATAAGATTTGTGCTTGAGAATaccttcttttttgaaataaataatcacagGATGAAGTGTACATTGTAAATTTGTCCAATGAAAGCTTTGCACTTCATCTTGaactacaaatttatagttttccGAAAAATCACCCAAAAATAATGCTGTTACCTCattcatattttcttttcttgatcTCAGGTATGATGCTTGACTTTTTGCTAAATAAGAATGTGGTgcaaatttttccatttttctacATACTAATTCGATGTATTCAAACACTGGCTCTTTATTATGTGTCAAGTTTGACCTATCTGTTGTTGTCCACTGATCAAATTCTACCTCCTCATCATCTTCAAATTCTCCAAGtaaatcataaagtttttcaaccaaTGCATTCTTAGTTGCAGGGCATTTTTCACATTTCCACATCATACAGtctttattagttatatcacACACAATATAAGGTAATAATTCTTTGTATGTTAAACCAAGAGGATGTAAAAGCAGTTTCAAATTCTGATGAATAGCACAGACGCATACAGAATGTGTTCCTGAGGCACCAacagtaatacaccatttaggtcGCAATGTGCAAAACCttgaaaatcctatttttatttctgggtTCTTGGTTTTAAAGGCAACAAACAATTCCTTTAAATTGCATAATAGCAAACGTTTTTGCATGtgaacatttttctttatgcttaCATAATCCTTCTTACCAGGCATTATACGGCTATGTTCATCATCTTCATAAAAAGCCTTGACCAGTTGAACTGTTACATCAGGAAGAACTTTTCCGAATTTTGGATAAGGCAtggttaaaatacctttttctaaTGCCAACTTATGTGCAGTTTGAGCTACATAGTTTGTTACATGTAATGTTTCAGAAACCTTTTTTATTGACCAGTCTGTTGGAGCATGTGTCGtcagttgtatttttttagatattgctGTAGACTCTGCAATTTTGTTAGTTAGTGATACCATCATGTTATCAAACAAGTTTGCTTTTTCAATATACTCGTTAACAAAATTTGACTGCTCTTCAAAACTTTCTTCTGATATATTAAGGGAAGTggctaccttttttttaatggaggttGTTAATGCTGTCAATTTTTGTTTACCATCTCTGATTTTACCTGACTTATGCAATCCTTTGACCTTAATAGGAGATACTCCAGCAAATGTAAAGTGTGTATCCAcaccttcttttttattttgaatggacGTTTCACtaacaatatcaaaatcttcatcatttttattttcactcgTACTTTTTGATAAACGTTTCATAACTTTACTTCGACAGGTTGGACACAATTTCTTTCCAGGTGTAAGATTTAAACCTATAGTTTCTGCTTCTAACACAGTATGCATTGTAATCACACGTAGTgatgctgaaaaaaaaagagtaattacattacttaaataacGTTATTTATACtatgtaattatattactataaaattaattatatttttaattatgataattattaaaaaaacttataaacaatttattaagaATGATATTAtcaatgaaatataaatatataaatttttacctctacACACCTTTTGGTGAGTCAGAAATGGATTACAACAACTTTTCTGATTACCCTCATATCTTACAACTAACATATCATAATGATGTGTGCATATGCTAGTGATTTgttcttttttcatatttgttcGTTTTACAAGTAGTTTTTTAACATTGCTGCCAATCTCTTCGATCAGATTTCTTACTTGGGTATATGACTGTTTATAACAAGCtccataaatatttacaaagcagcaatttattttgttatccatataaaactataatgagTAATCACAGTCTAAACActtaaaaacaagaaatcttAAATACTATGTCCTACCAAGTAAATCACACTTAAACACAAACAATATGTccactataaaaatttaagttgtaTTTATAAGGAATATATTGCTTGAAGAAATAGCTATTTGTTCTaatagacatattttaaatgcctaAGTACCTACTAATTATTGTCAATTCTCTACcaactatttacaaaaattttgtgtgaaattaaaatataaccaaatataattttatttagcttTACAACTTAACATGgttatatttattagaaatttgtatgtcattttattactttttttttattgatgagaTAATTACTATTTGattacaataaaacaattaagaatAAAAGGTTATATAAGATTGTTTAACTTAATGACATAACTATTATgtaacaaaaatgaaataactattatgtaatgaaaataacaactaacaaatttataaatttacaaaatgttgaactatgttttgtaataactttgtaaataatttaatcatatatactgttttttttaatcaactaaCTCTAATAATTATAGtcagttgatttaaaaaaacataattatataattaatttatagattATGATTAATTAGaccaatttaatttaaaaataaaaattattgtatttagttcaatatcaaaatacatttgcgaactttttttttttacaaaatttttttagaaaaattgaaaaaccaaaacattAATAACTTCTCGACAAAACATAAGGCCAATAAAAATTGGGTTCGCAAAGTAGATATATgtcaaatatttaagaaaatcaaaacctaaagttttttccatcagtcagattttttctaGGGCTATACTTGTAAATGtccttttttattgttgttagtAAGTGCGTTTTGTGGATCTAACAATAAACTATATTCTATTGTTTTGACAGATACGAGACTATGATTTTCAGATTCAGCtgattttaaactcttttggtaCCAAATTTTAGATTCGCAACATTACCATAAGCTTGTTGAAAGGATAATAGTAAACTAACCTATTTTCAACACTTTTCCCCCCtcatttttcagttaaaaactAACTAACTTCAAGTTGCTGTATCTCTTAAAGGGatgagaattttttgaaaaaaatttacattctttcctaacttatatctttaaacctttttacCAAATTTCAGCGAATTCGGTGATGTAGGGTGCAACCCCTtgctttttgagaaatttttaccccatagtttatctttaataaaaaattaaatgagctataaattagttataaatctAGGTATATTGTATGGGAATGTTTATTTGTCATGTTGTACTTCCTAACAACTGTAACACACTCATTAtatattgaaactatttttaccCTATAACAAAATTACTATTTCAAGCCTTTGCATAAGTGCCATGCAGTCGCATGCATATTATGACAATGCATATCATTCATTGTTTTGAAAACATCCCCACAGCTCTTTGCAAGTTGATAATtaccagttttaaaaaatccgctaaaaaaaaacaaagcaaacttaaataaaaataaacaatccataaactgaaaagagaatgaaatctaaaaaaaaaataaaaaattaaactaaaaaaatgaaaatctcgaagaatgacaaaataaatagaaaaaaaaaactaaaacattaattatttagTGTAAagttaattgtaaataaaagttaaaaaaatatttttacagctaTACCAATCTTTATCATTTCTTCCCATGTATAAATTAGCTAATACAAGGGCAAATGCTTAATGAAGGGGAGAGCCATGAGGGGGGCGAGAGGCCTCTGCCCCCGCCccctaaatttttaatttatttttttagaaattgatatttaaaacagCATGAGTAAGTAAATTACGTAAGTAAATTAGGCTATTTAAAATTGCCATGATGatctatttgtaaaatataaatatttacttgtaatgtaaaaaactttttttatcagaaattaTATTTCCACGATAAaactgtaattattttttgatagatTTTGTACTCATTTCTTATCTCTTGCCTTAAACTCTCTATCCCTCGGGAATAAGCCCACACTTCCCTAATACGGTTTGCAGGAGCAATTTACAGCTtttgcaaaagtataattttttctctcaatAGTACAATTATCATTGCAAGTTATCAGTTATTAATGtaattatcattgtaactaaaatgaaaaacacaaagtcatttttataaaaattaaaaaaaataaaaattaaaaaaagtgccaatttaaatgcaaatgtTTTTGATGAGAGTGGACTAACTgattaatgtaaaattattacactctaaattatattgataaaatataaaattatttaaatgataaaaaaataaaactatattgataaaataaaaaattatttaaatgataaaaaaataaaactattacacTCTAAATTATTGctcaatagtttttattttatgcaatgaATTATGGGTCATTCTGTgtcaaatcaacaaaaaaatttttttttttgacaccaTGCCATCTTGgattttgatgatttttggAATACAGGCTTAAATTATTGAAAGAAAACTTTACATTTCAGTATCTGAATCCATACTGTTTCAGAGATATCAATACTCTGTCCCAATCTCTTTTTGACTGTTTCATTCAgcgccatttatttttttagctaattGCACAACATAATTAGCTTTAACTTCTGAAATACTTGTTCAAAAGTGGTAAAAATGTGTAACTATTTGTTAGGGCAAGGAACTCAAAACTGATGGctaaaccccccccccccccaaaatcAAGCTTTTGTATGGAAATCTAATTTCAAAATGGTGTAACACTTATTGTATGT containing:
- the LOC136080896 gene encoding uncharacterized protein LOC136080896 isoform X1, with product MDNKINCCFVNIYGACYKQSYTQVRNLIEEIGSNVKKLLVKRTNMKKEQITSICTHHYDMLVVRYEGNQKSCCNPFLTHQKVCRASLRVITMHTVLEAETIGLNLTPGKKLCPTCRSKVMKRLSKSTSENKNDEDFDIVSETSIQNKKEGVDTHFTFAGVSPIKVKGLHKSGKIRDGKQKLTALTTSIKKKVATSLNISEESFEEQSNFVNEYIEKANLFDNMMVSLTNKIAESTAISKKIQLTTHAPTDWSIKKVSETLHVTNYVAQTAHKLALEKGILTMPYPKFGKVLPDVTVQLVKAFYEDDEHSRIMPGKKDYVSIKKNVHMQKRLLLCNLKELFVAFKTKNPEIKIGFSRFCTLRPKWCITVGASGTHSVCVCAIHQNLKLLLHPLGLTYKELLPYIVCDITNKDCMMWKCEKCPATKNALVEKLYDLLGEFEDDEEVEFDQWTTTDRSNLTHNKEPVFEYIELVCRKMEKFAPHSYLAKSQASYLRSRKENMNEVTALFLGDFSENYKFVVQDEVQSFHWTNLQCTLHPVIIYFKKEGILKHKSYCIISDDMIHDVNMVYKIIDVVSNDIKTNLPQIKNIEYFSDGCAGQYKNCKNILNLCFHLEDFGFSAKWNFFATSHGKQPCDGIGGTVKRLATLASLQRDMGNYILSPQAMYKYCHENIEGVHFIYISSEDLFLVRNTLKERLDTATTIPGTHSYHQFVPLGHQKVKNICLIYLLLSFKKHA
- the LOC136080896 gene encoding uncharacterized protein LOC136080896 isoform X2 is translated as MHTVLEAETIGLNLTPGKKLCPTCRSKVMKRLSKSTSENKNDEDFDIVSETSIQNKKEGVDTHFTFAGVSPIKVKGLHKSGKIRDGKQKLTALTTSIKKKVATSLNISEESFEEQSNFVNEYIEKANLFDNMMVSLTNKIAESTAISKKIQLTTHAPTDWSIKKVSETLHVTNYVAQTAHKLALEKGILTMPYPKFGKVLPDVTVQLVKAFYEDDEHSRIMPGKKDYVSIKKNVHMQKRLLLCNLKELFVAFKTKNPEIKIGFSRFCTLRPKWCITVGASGTHSVCVCAIHQNLKLLLHPLGLTYKELLPYIVCDITNKDCMMWKCEKCPATKNALVEKLYDLLGEFEDDEEVEFDQWTTTDRSNLTHNKEPVFEYIELVCRKMEKFAPHSYLAKSQASYLRSRKENMNEVTALFLGDFSENYKFVVQDEVQSFHWTNLQCTLHPVIIYFKKEGILKHKSYCIISDDMIHDVNMVYKIIDVVSNDIKTNLPQIKNIEYFSDGCAGQYKNCKNILNLCFHLEDFGFSAKWNFFATSHGKQPCDGIGGTVKRLATLASLQRDMGNYILSPQAMYKYCHENIEGVHFIYISSEDLFLVRNTLKERLDTATTIPGTHSYHQFVPLGHQKVKNICLIYLLLSFKKHA